A single genomic interval of Helianthus annuus cultivar XRQ/B chromosome 13, HanXRQr2.0-SUNRISE, whole genome shotgun sequence harbors:
- the LOC110898816 gene encoding auxin transporter-like protein 2, translating into MSGQKQAEDSIISSNIYENEHEGVGKEEEEDHSGFSMKNALWHGGSAWDAWFSCSSNQVAQVLLTLPYSFSQLGMVSGIVLQIFYGLLGSWTAYLISVLYIEYRNRKEKEGVSFKNHVIQWFEVLDGLLGPYWKAIGLAFNCTFLLFGSVIQLIACASNIYYINDHLDKRTWTYIFGACCATTVFIPSFHNYRIWSFLGLGMTTYTAWYMAIAALIHGQVDGVQHSGPKKLVLYFTGATNILYTFGGHAVTVEIMHAMWKPRKFKYIYLMATLYVFTLTLPSASAVYWAFGDELLNHSNAFSLLPKTRWRDAAVILMLIHQFITFGFACTPLYFVWEKVIGMHDTKSIFLRALARLPVVIPIWFLAIIFPFFGPINSAVGALLVSFTVYIIPALAHMLTYRKASARQNAAEKPPRFLPSWSAMYVLNVFVVIWVLVVGFGFGGWASMTNFVRQIDTFGLFAKCYQCKPALPPPQHH; encoded by the exons ATGTCAGGCCAGAAACAAGCAGAGGACTCCATAATATCATCAAATATCTATGAAAATGAGCATGAAGGAGTGggtaaagaagaagaagaagatcactCAGGTTTCTCCATGAAAAATGCTCTTTGGCATGGAGGGTCTGCTTGGGATGCTTGGTTTAGTTGTTCTTCAAatcaa GTGGCACAAGTGCTCTTAACACTACCCTACTCTTTCTCTCAACTGGGTATGGTCTCAGGAATTGTACTTCAAATATTCTATGGGCTTCTTGGCAGCTGGACAGCTTATCTCATCAGTGTTCTTTACATTGAGTATAGAAACAGAAAAGAGAAAGAAGGTGTCAGCTTCAAGAACCATGTCATACAG TGGTTTGAAGTTCTTGATGGATTATTGGGACCTTACTGGAAAGCAATAGGACTGGCATTCAACTGTACTTTTCTTCTGTTTGGATCTGTGATACAACTTATAGCTTGTGCAAG TAACATCTACTACATAAATGATCATCTGGACAAAAGGACATGGACATACATATTTGGAGCATGTTGTGCCACCACTGTGTTCATTCCATCTTTCCACAATTACAGAATTTGGTCTTTTCTTGGCCTTGGGATGACCACTTACACTGCATGGTACATGGCTATTGCAGCTTTAATTCATGGCCAG GTTGATGGGGTTCAACATTCTGGGCCAAAAAAACTGGTGCTTTATTTTACAGGAGCTACAAATATTTTATACACATTTGGAGGGCATGCTGTCACAGT GGAGATTATGCATGCTATGTGGAAACCGCGAAAATTCAAGTATATTTACTTAATGGCCACTCTATATGTATTCACATTGACACTCCCCTCTGCTTCTGCGGTTTATTGGGCGTTTGGTGATGAACTTCTTAACCACTCAAACGCCTTCTCTCTCCTTCCCAAGACCCGTTGGCGTGATGCCGCAGTCATTCTAATGCTTATTCATCAG TTTATTACATTTGGATTCGCATGCACACCGTTGTACTTTGTTTGGGAGAAAGTGATCGGGATGCACGATACAAAGAGCATATTTTTACGGGCACTAGCAAGGCTACCCGTGGTGATACCGATTTGGTTCTTGGCTATCATTTTCCCTTTCTTCGGGCCCATCAATTCCGCAGTTGGTGCACTCTTGGTTAGTTTCACGGTTTACATTATCCCCGCTCTTGCGCATATGCTCACATACAGAAAGGCCTCGGCTCGTCAG AATGCGGCAGAGAAACCTCCCCGCTTCCTACCGAGTTGGTCAGCCATGTACGTGCTAAACGTGTTCGTAGTCATATGGGTTCTAGTggtcgggtttgggtttggtggATGGGCCAGTATGACCAACTTCGTGAGACAAATTGATACGTTCGGGTTATTTGCCAAGTGCTACCAATGTAAGCCTGCATTGCCTCCTCCGCAACACCACTGA